One genomic segment of [Phormidium] sp. ETS-05 includes these proteins:
- a CDS encoding EH signature domain-containing protein, translating into MTFTFSRLQLTPPTSLPPSELLQLGSQSGGGSLTAPELPPGVARFSTTIPRSLDEIFAVIENGQSAEVTPLEWVYCFYAKAKWDEQNPSRRESTAQAIWKVAISDQVLQSQLLWRLAVYFDKSRQDTEVLAPSLADSFPNFAHQLTHSNPSNDLVIKILQAFTSQQPHQSIAKLSFQRLQRPNILLKNAGIPGNLGVAEAALDFVVPEFARLSAPTENQAQWLLDCCNHMSAEKQLQAVETLLSKVSKEVGGSCANLVDWLKNNYGPQQSRWQELSQTARLALNNWIGALNYGYFQKLVGLLLKSNSLELKEWERNQLKSRQGFWANYSDRFRRIRILLPHSSANVVDLNHSDIATLQEDGSAPTEVCIFDFGDYFIAEFFRGPGSETRIFQVSSHPHIEQLLFGSPTLSLKQIRSQGGEIHDHKYLWQGSCERLLRERNIYPNQGTTYFKGLSQKHGEYSTLTGLPTPSAFDRQERQYKLQGWQREMKEIEAAAKQYCDNL; encoded by the coding sequence ATGACTTTTACTTTTTCTCGTCTGCAACTGACACCGCCTACCTCTTTGCCTCCCTCCGAGCTGCTACAGCTAGGAAGTCAGAGCGGCGGCGGCTCCCTAACTGCGCCAGAATTACCCCCTGGTGTGGCGAGGTTTTCTACGACCATACCACGAAGTCTTGATGAGATTTTCGCGGTTATTGAGAATGGTCAATCTGCGGAAGTAACACCCCTAGAGTGGGTTTATTGTTTCTATGCCAAAGCCAAGTGGGATGAGCAAAATCCCAGTCGCCGGGAATCCACGGCTCAGGCAATTTGGAAGGTGGCTATATCTGACCAAGTGCTGCAATCTCAACTATTGTGGCGGCTGGCAGTTTATTTTGATAAATCCCGGCAAGACACGGAGGTGCTGGCTCCATCCCTGGCTGATTCATTCCCGAATTTTGCCCACCAATTAACTCACAGTAATCCCAGTAATGATTTAGTTATCAAAATCCTCCAAGCATTCACCAGTCAGCAACCACATCAAAGCATTGCTAAACTCAGTTTTCAGCGTTTACAGCGACCAAATATCCTGTTAAAAAATGCTGGAATTCCTGGTAATCTAGGAGTTGCAGAAGCGGCGTTAGATTTTGTGGTGCCAGAGTTTGCCCGTTTGTCCGCTCCCACCGAAAACCAAGCCCAATGGCTGTTAGATTGCTGCAATCATATGTCAGCCGAAAAGCAGTTACAAGCTGTGGAAACTCTGCTGAGTAAAGTTTCTAAGGAAGTTGGCGGAAGCTGCGCTAATTTGGTGGATTGGCTGAAAAACAACTATGGACCCCAGCAGTCTCGGTGGCAGGAGCTGTCACAAACAGCCAGATTAGCTTTAAATAATTGGATTGGGGCGCTAAATTACGGCTATTTCCAGAAGTTAGTGGGGTTATTGCTAAAAAGCAACAGCCTAGAACTTAAGGAGTGGGAGCGGAATCAGCTAAAGAGTCGCCAGGGGTTCTGGGCAAATTATAGCGATCGCTTCCGCCGCATCCGCATCCTGCTCCCCCATTCCTCCGCCAACGTCGTTGACCTTAACCATAGCGATATCGCCACTCTCCAGGAAGATGGCAGCGCCCCCACAGAAGTTTGCATTTTTGACTTTGGGGATTACTTCATCGCCGAATTTTTCCGAGGTCCTGGTAGTGAAACTCGCATCTTCCAGGTTAGCAGCCATCCCCATATCGAGCAATTACTATTTGGCTCTCCCACCTTGTCTTTAAAACAAATCCGCTCTCAGGGAGGCGAAATCCACGACCATAAATATCTGTGGCAAGGTTCTTGCGAAAGACTGCTGCGGGAAAGAAACATCTATCCCAATCAAGGTACTACCTATTTTAAAGGTTTATCTCAAAAGCATGGGGAATACAGCACCCTTACGGGACTGCCCACACCTTCCGCATTCGATCGGCAAGAGCGGCAATACAAGTTACAAGGGTGGCAAAGGGAAATGAAAGAAATCGAAGCTGCTGCCAAACAATATTGTGACAATCTGTAA
- a CDS encoding OmpA family protein: protein MSDFSEFEMEGEALEEQDSGVWLSIGDLMSGLLMFFALLFVTTQLQLNQTYAELKAKIAELERYEKAFQQLPLVVLAAIEEKMGGANLSVDPKTGDISIPNAILFDEGSAELKPAGQLFLFQFIPVYSEVVFSNNDFDKMITRVIIEGHTSSFGPDAENMQLSLQRAYSVQNYISSLNFSTQAKFKYKILAAGRGELDANQKIDAPTDRKVVFRFQLQRPDTQNLFDQVTSKK, encoded by the coding sequence ATGAGCGATTTTTCTGAATTTGAGATGGAGGGTGAAGCTCTAGAGGAGCAAGACTCGGGTGTTTGGCTCTCCATTGGTGACTTAATGTCAGGACTGCTGATGTTTTTTGCACTGCTGTTTGTCACTACGCAACTGCAGCTCAATCAAACTTACGCCGAATTGAAAGCCAAAATTGCCGAATTGGAAAGATACGAAAAAGCCTTTCAGCAATTACCCCTGGTGGTGTTGGCTGCGATCGAGGAAAAAATGGGCGGCGCCAATCTATCCGTGGATCCGAAAACCGGGGATATCAGCATTCCTAATGCGATTCTGTTTGATGAAGGCAGTGCCGAATTGAAACCCGCAGGCCAGCTATTTCTCTTCCAGTTCATTCCCGTTTATAGTGAAGTCGTTTTCTCCAACAATGATTTCGATAAGATGATTACTCGGGTGATTATCGAAGGTCACACCAGTTCCTTTGGCCCGGATGCAGAAAATATGCAGCTCAGCTTGCAGCGGGCTTATTCTGTCCAAAATTACATCTCTTCCCTGAATTTTTCCACCCAGGCTAAATTTAAATATAAAATTTTAGCCGCTGGCAGGGGAGAGTTAGACGCTAACCAAAAAATCGATGCTCCCACTGACCGCAAAGTAGTATTCCGGTTTCAATTACAGCGGCCAGATACCCAAAATTTATTTGATCAAGTTACCAGTAAAAAATGA
- the dnaB gene encoding replicative DNA helicase, with amino-acid sequence MTSDKGHWTKDMLPMTNLPENRLPPQNIEAEEAILGAILLDPEAINQVADSLPVAAFSLFAHQEIYKATLALYTGGKPTDLMSVTTWLADRNLLEKVGGQSKLAQLVDRTVSAVNIDQYAALVVDKWMRRQLIHGGHEIAELGYDTATEIALLLDKAEQKIFGLTQERPQVGLVPISETLIDTFQNIEIQQQGLALPGLACGFYDLDAMTGGFQRSDLIILAGRPSMGKTAMALGIARAIADTSSVAIFSLEMSKEQLVQRLLSSEAEIESNRLRSGRISQNEWEPLSLALGSLSELPIFIDDTPNITVTEIRSKCRRLQAEQGGELGLILLDYLQLMEGGNTDNRVQELSKITRSLKGLARELRVPLIALSQLSRSVESRNNKRPMMSDLRESGCLTGDTQITLADSGKQVPLRSLIGRLDFKVWALNETSLTLEAVTVSNAFATGVKPVYRLTTRLGRTIRATGNHKFRTFTGWQRLDGLIVGEVIAQVVQSPELHALAHSDIYWDEIVSIEPDGEEEVFDLTVPVHHNFLANNIVVHNSIEQDADLVIMLYREEYYQPDTPDRGVAEVIITKHRNGPTGTVKLLFDSHLTKFKNLARPTNY; translated from the coding sequence ATGACCAGTGACAAAGGACATTGGACCAAGGACATGTTACCCATGACCAATCTGCCGGAAAATCGCCTCCCTCCCCAAAACATCGAAGCTGAGGAGGCGATTTTAGGTGCGATTCTCTTGGACCCGGAAGCGATTAACCAAGTGGCAGACAGTTTGCCAGTCGCCGCTTTCTCTCTATTCGCTCACCAGGAAATCTATAAAGCTACCCTCGCACTCTACACCGGGGGTAAACCCACAGATTTGATGAGCGTTACCACTTGGTTGGCAGACCGCAACTTGTTGGAGAAAGTGGGGGGACAAAGTAAATTAGCGCAACTGGTCGATCGTACAGTTTCAGCGGTCAATATTGACCAGTACGCCGCTTTGGTAGTGGATAAATGGATGCGCCGCCAGCTAATCCACGGGGGGCACGAGATTGCTGAGCTAGGATACGATACAGCCACAGAAATTGCCCTGTTGCTCGACAAAGCCGAGCAAAAAATCTTCGGTCTCACCCAAGAACGGCCCCAAGTGGGTTTAGTGCCGATTTCAGAAACTTTAATCGATACTTTCCAAAATATAGAAATTCAGCAGCAAGGTTTAGCTCTCCCCGGTCTCGCCTGCGGTTTTTACGACCTGGACGCCATGACTGGCGGTTTTCAGCGTTCCGACTTGATTATTTTGGCAGGGCGTCCCTCGATGGGAAAAACGGCAATGGCTTTGGGTATCGCTAGAGCCATTGCAGACACTTCCTCGGTGGCGATTTTTAGTCTGGAAATGTCTAAAGAACAGTTGGTGCAGCGTCTGCTTTCTAGTGAAGCGGAAATCGAAAGCAACCGCCTCCGATCGGGTCGCATCAGTCAAAACGAGTGGGAACCCCTCAGCCTCGCCCTCGGTTCCCTCTCAGAGCTACCCATTTTTATTGACGATACCCCCAACATCACGGTTACGGAAATTCGCTCTAAATGTCGCCGTCTCCAAGCAGAACAAGGGGGAGAATTAGGACTAATTTTATTAGATTACTTGCAGTTAATGGAAGGGGGAAATACTGACAACAGGGTGCAAGAATTATCTAAAATTACCCGTAGTCTCAAAGGTTTAGCGCGGGAGTTGCGTGTACCCCTGATTGCCTTATCTCAACTTAGCCGCAGTGTGGAATCCCGTAATAATAAGCGCCCGATGATGTCGGATTTGAGAGAAAGTGGTTGTTTAACTGGCGATACGCAGATCACCTTAGCCGACAGTGGTAAACAGGTTCCTCTCCGGTCTCTAATCGGTCGTCTTGATTTTAAGGTATGGGCATTAAACGAAACCAGTCTCACCCTCGAAGCTGTAACGGTGAGTAATGCCTTTGCCACAGGAGTTAAACCTGTCTATCGACTCACCACCCGTCTTGGTCGAACGATTCGGGCAACAGGTAATCATAAATTTCGGACGTTTACGGGCTGGCAACGGTTAGATGGTTTAATAGTGGGCGAGGTTATTGCCCAAGTCGTACAGTCCCCAGAACTTCACGCCCTTGCTCACAGTGATATCTACTGGGATGAAATCGTCAGTATTGAGCCAGATGGAGAAGAGGAGGTTTTTGATTTAACCGTTCCCGTTCACCATAATTTCTTAGCCAATAATATTGTAGTACATAACTCCATAGAACAAGATGCAGATTTAGTTATCATGCTCTATCGGGAAGAATATTATCAACCCGATACCCCAGATAGAGGCGTTGCTGAAGTAATTATCACGAAACACCGCAACGGTCCGACGGGAACAGTTAAGCTCCTATTTGACTCCCATCTAACCAAGTTTAAAAATTTAGCGCGACCAACCAATTACTGA
- the rplI gene encoding 50S ribosomal protein L9, with translation MHKRVQIVLSKDVKKLGKSGDLVEVAPGYARNYLLPQGMAVRVTPGVLKQIERRKEEERQRLIAIKQEAQSRKTALETVGRFTIAKQVGENDAIFGTVTDREVAEVILQNTNMEVDRRGITLPDIGKLGFYKAQIKLHPEVTAEVEIQVVSI, from the coding sequence ATGCACAAACGGGTTCAAATCGTTTTAAGCAAAGATGTGAAAAAGCTGGGTAAATCGGGAGACCTGGTAGAGGTAGCCCCTGGTTATGCTCGGAATTACCTGCTACCCCAAGGGATGGCAGTGCGGGTGACGCCTGGGGTCCTCAAGCAAATCGAACGCCGCAAGGAGGAAGAACGGCAAAGATTGATCGCGATTAAGCAAGAGGCGCAATCTCGAAAAACGGCTCTGGAAACTGTGGGTCGGTTCACGATCGCCAAGCAAGTGGGTGAAAACGATGCCATCTTCGGTACAGTCACCGATCGGGAAGTGGCAGAAGTGATCCTGCAAAACACCAATATGGAGGTCGATCGCCGTGGGATCACCCTCCCCGATATCGGTAAGCTCGGTTTCTACAAAGCCCAAATCAAGCTCCATCCCGAAGTCACCGCCGAAGTAGAAATTCAAGTTGTCTCCATCTAG
- the gloB gene encoding hydroxyacylglutathione hydrolase: MQIYRIPALSDNYIFVLHDEANATAAVVDPAEAKPVVALLDSLGAQLVAIFNTHHHGDHVGGNLALRDRFPDITIYGSGADAGRIPGQRVFLDEGSRVEFGGRSAEIIFVPGHTRAHIAYYFPPVTPDDTGELFCGDTLFAGGCGRLFEGTPAQMVSSLGKLRALPDSTRVWCAHEYTLKNLEFALTIEGENPHLRQRYAEVQSAREYHQATVPSLLGLEKLTNPFLRWDHPAVQKAVNSTDPIQTFARVRGRKDMF; encoded by the coding sequence ATGCAGATTTATAGAATTCCCGCCCTTAGTGATAATTACATATTTGTACTCCATGACGAGGCCAATGCCACTGCTGCTGTTGTCGATCCCGCTGAGGCGAAACCGGTAGTAGCGCTCTTGGACAGTTTGGGGGCGCAATTGGTGGCGATTTTCAACACCCACCACCACGGAGATCACGTGGGGGGCAACTTGGCCCTGCGCGATCGCTTCCCTGACATCACTATCTATGGTAGCGGCGCCGATGCCGGGAGAATTCCCGGACAACGGGTATTTCTCGATGAAGGTTCCCGGGTCGAATTTGGCGGACGCTCCGCCGAAATTATCTTTGTCCCCGGTCACACCCGCGCTCACATCGCCTACTACTTTCCCCCAGTGACGCCAGATGACACTGGGGAGTTGTTTTGCGGTGATACCCTGTTTGCAGGAGGCTGCGGGCGCCTGTTTGAAGGCACACCCGCTCAAATGGTATCATCCCTGGGTAAGCTCCGCGCTTTACCCGACTCTACCAGGGTTTGGTGCGCCCACGAATATACCCTGAAAAACCTGGAATTTGCCCTCACGATCGAGGGAGAAAACCCCCACTTACGCCAACGCTACGCCGAAGTCCAATCCGCCCGCGAGTACCACCAAGCCACGGTCCCTTCCCTCCTGGGTCTGGAAAAGCTGACTAACCCTTTCTTGCGCTGGGACCATCCCGCCGTCCAGAAAGCCGTCAATAGTACGGACCCCATCCAGACTTTCGCCCGGGTTCGCGGTCGCAAGGATATGTTTTAG
- the galE gene encoding UDP-glucose 4-epimerase GalE gives MTKTNILVTGGAGYIGSHTVLALKQAGYNPVILDNLVYGHRDIVERVLKVELVEGDISDRALLDRLFATHDMAAIVHFAAYAYVGESVTDPAKYYRNNVVGTLTLLEAAIAANIKKIVFSSTCATYGMPETLPLTEDHPQNPINPYGSSKLMVERILNDFDTAYGLKSVIFRYFNAAGADKSGTLGEDHNPETHLIPLVLQTCLGQRDYISIFGTDYPTPDGTCIRDYIHVNDLATAHILGLEYLMGGGNSDAFNLGCGGGFSVQEVIETSLKVTGIPVKTVVTERRPGDPPVLVGSSEKAKQILGWSPQYPQLEDIIAHAWQWHQQRHGKSV, from the coding sequence ATGACAAAAACCAATATCTTAGTGACAGGGGGAGCGGGATATATCGGCTCCCATACAGTGTTAGCACTAAAACAGGCGGGCTATAACCCCGTGATTCTGGACAATTTGGTGTATGGGCATCGAGATATCGTGGAGCGGGTGTTAAAAGTGGAGTTGGTGGAGGGTGATATCAGCGATCGGGCTCTGCTCGATCGTCTCTTCGCCACTCACGACATGGCCGCGATCGTACACTTTGCCGCCTACGCCTACGTGGGAGAGTCAGTCACAGACCCGGCCAAATACTACCGCAACAACGTCGTAGGCACCCTCACCCTCCTAGAAGCCGCGATCGCCGCCAACATCAAAAAAATCGTCTTCTCCTCCACCTGCGCCACCTACGGCATGCCGGAAACCCTCCCCCTCACGGAAGACCACCCCCAAAATCCTATCAACCCCTACGGCAGTAGCAAACTGATGGTAGAGCGGATACTTAATGATTTCGATACCGCCTACGGCTTAAAATCCGTCATTTTCCGCTACTTCAACGCCGCTGGAGCCGACAAGAGCGGCACTTTGGGCGAAGACCATAACCCCGAAACCCACCTCATCCCCTTAGTCCTGCAAACTTGCTTAGGACAGCGCGATTATATCTCGATTTTCGGCACCGACTACCCCACCCCAGATGGCACCTGCATCCGCGACTACATCCACGTCAACGACCTAGCCACTGCCCACATTCTGGGACTAGAATACCTCATGGGTGGGGGCAACTCCGACGCTTTTAATTTAGGCTGCGGCGGCGGCTTCTCGGTGCAAGAAGTTATAGAAACCTCCTTGAAAGTCACCGGCATTCCGGTCAAAACTGTAGTGACGGAACGGCGACCGGGGGACCCGCCTGTACTGGTGGGTAGCAGCGAGAAAGCTAAGCAAATCCTGGGCTGGTCTCCCCAATACCCGCAACTGGAGGATATTATTGCTCACGCTTGGCAGTGGCATCAGCAGCGCCACGGAAAAAGTGTGTAG
- a CDS encoding glycosyltransferase family 2 protein gives MIPTVSIIVNCYNQGHYLARSVNSVLTQTFTDLECIIVDDGSTDNTRQVAEELMAGDGRVRYYYKENGGLPAARNFGVAAARGDWIQCLDADDWIDPDKIKFQLEMVKSLENVTNIVLYCDYERVFFDENDAVTDRQQNAIGAMTSPELIRRLLWPDFLANTPHPALQQCMLMHRSVLEKSRFPEEMKALGDRYFALDILGKGAKFIYAPIIGAFYTKHKSNRTNSWQYMKNYYLLFYEKVHREQPDLRHQCDIGLEYLMNEAIRDREAENFHRLLAITETPVNLAIWDKNLKIKGAAFLKLAYKIRNLIPSFILYEKYRGPRSKKILSLLGIPW, from the coding sequence ATGATTCCCACCGTCTCAATTATTGTCAACTGCTACAATCAAGGTCATTACCTCGCCCGATCGGTAAACAGCGTCCTCACCCAAACCTTTACTGATTTGGAATGTATTATCGTTGATGATGGTTCTACGGACAATACCCGCCAAGTGGCCGAAGAGCTAATGGCTGGAGACGGGCGAGTGAGATATTATTATAAAGAAAATGGTGGACTTCCCGCCGCTCGTAACTTCGGGGTAGCAGCAGCTAGGGGAGATTGGATTCAATGTTTGGACGCAGATGATTGGATTGACCCAGATAAAATAAAATTTCAGCTAGAGATGGTCAAATCTCTGGAAAATGTCACCAATATTGTGTTATACTGTGATTATGAGCGGGTGTTTTTTGATGAAAATGATGCCGTAACTGACCGCCAGCAGAATGCGATCGGGGCAATGACATCGCCAGAGTTAATCAGACGCTTGTTATGGCCAGATTTTTTGGCCAATACCCCCCATCCGGCTCTGCAACAATGTATGTTAATGCACCGCAGTGTGTTGGAGAAATCCCGGTTTCCTGAAGAGATGAAGGCTCTGGGCGATCGATACTTCGCCTTGGACATCTTGGGGAAAGGAGCCAAATTTATTTATGCCCCCATAATCGGCGCTTTTTACACTAAACATAAGTCCAACCGCACTAACAGTTGGCAGTATATGAAAAACTACTATCTCCTATTTTATGAAAAAGTTCATCGCGAGCAACCAGACCTGCGCCACCAGTGCGATATTGGGTTGGAATACCTGATGAATGAAGCTATCCGCGATCGGGAAGCCGAAAATTTCCACCGGCTCTTGGCCATTACCGAAACCCCGGTAAATCTGGCCATTTGGGATAAAAACCTTAAAATTAAAGGAGCAGCTTTCCTAAAATTAGCCTATAAAATCAGAAATTTAATCCCCAGTTTCATTTTGTATGAAAAATATCGAGGTCCCCGGTCAAAAAAAATTCTTTCGTTGCTCGGTATTCCCTGGTAA
- a CDS encoding glycosyltransferase family 4 protein translates to MKVSLVVSDLSGGGAVRAFLLAQVLQKLQIEIEVVGFQFGKELYAIPPNGIPVIAIPGQKYPQFLVQARSLWSKIDGDLIYAVKPKPSSFGLSLVQKSWLGGRKVLLDMDDWEMSWYGGDEWTYRPSLKQLYRDIFKKNGQLREPDHPLYVKWMEKWVSRADAITVDTQFLQNRFGGLYVPNGKDTEMFDPQKYDPEKSRELYGLSGYRILMFPGAPRPHKGVEDVLKALDMLGEPDFRLAIVGGSPYDDYDDRLMQQWGQWIIQLPKCPVEEMPQVVAAAHVVVVPQRDTLTAQAQFPLKLTDGMAMAKPVLSTRVGDIPEILGDTGYLVAPSSPAQIAAQISLIFADLEAAAQKGNRARARCVKYYSLEAMATPIASAISQCQ, encoded by the coding sequence TTGAAAGTTTCATTAGTAGTGAGCGATTTATCGGGAGGGGGTGCGGTTCGGGCTTTCCTCTTGGCACAAGTGCTGCAAAAACTGCAAATCGAAATAGAAGTGGTAGGATTTCAGTTTGGCAAAGAACTGTATGCCATACCCCCCAACGGCATACCAGTAATTGCCATCCCGGGACAAAAATACCCCCAATTCCTGGTCCAGGCTCGCTCCCTCTGGTCAAAAATCGATGGCGATCTGATTTACGCCGTCAAACCCAAACCCAGCAGTTTTGGGTTATCCCTGGTGCAGAAAAGCTGGCTGGGGGGGCGGAAAGTGTTGCTAGATATGGATGACTGGGAAATGAGCTGGTATGGGGGAGATGAGTGGACCTATCGCCCCTCCCTCAAGCAATTATATCGGGATATTTTCAAAAAAAATGGCCAGTTGCGAGAGCCAGACCATCCCCTATACGTCAAGTGGATGGAAAAGTGGGTATCGAGGGCTGATGCGATCACGGTGGATACCCAGTTTTTGCAAAACCGCTTTGGGGGACTGTATGTACCCAATGGCAAAGATACGGAGATGTTCGACCCCCAAAAATATGACCCGGAAAAAAGCCGGGAGCTTTATGGCCTGTCTGGGTATAGAATTTTAATGTTCCCGGGGGCGCCACGTCCTCACAAGGGGGTAGAAGATGTACTAAAAGCCCTGGATATGCTCGGGGAGCCCGACTTCCGCTTAGCGATCGTCGGTGGTAGTCCCTATGATGATTATGACGATCGCCTCATGCAACAATGGGGACAGTGGATTATCCAACTGCCCAAATGCCCCGTAGAGGAGATGCCCCAAGTGGTAGCCGCCGCCCATGTGGTGGTAGTTCCCCAGCGGGATACCCTGACGGCTCAAGCCCAATTTCCCCTAAAACTCACGGATGGGATGGCAATGGCTAAGCCAGTTTTATCCACCAGGGTGGGGGACATACCCGAAATTTTAGGCGACACCGGTTATTTGGTTGCACCTAGTTCCCCCGCACAAATTGCCGCGCAAATTTCCCTCATCTTTGCTGACTTAGAAGCAGCAGCACAAAAAGGCAACAGAGCCAGAGCAAGATGTGTAAAATACTACAGTCTAGAGGCAATGGCAACTCCGATCGCCAGCGCAATTTCTCAATGTCAATAA